The following are from one region of the Nicotiana tabacum cultivar K326 chromosome 3, ASM71507v2, whole genome shotgun sequence genome:
- the LOC107788169 gene encoding transcription factor bHLH93-like, with protein MDLTQQDLLEELLAPRRESWSTFPSGVNEFFPNGWTFESPFYQNPEFIALNSSLLGLITPPESNFQCPLITSPESYPLILDSFTAPDNIDDTVLLPLQIQEEYNNGAMVENQEELGIISSDFHGLKEDLNSFSTNDVKVEEANSRIMGVSNVGEKKNKVKKLDGQPSKNLMAERRRRKRLNDRLSMLRSIVPKISKMDRTSILGDAIDYMKELLEKIHTLREDDNVKEEIKDIKFVGNLKELKPNEALVRKPPKFEVERRNVDTRIEICCGAKPGLLLSTVSTLEALGLDVQQCVISCFSDFSLQASCSEAREHRTILSSEDVKQTLFKTAGYGGRCL; from the exons ATGGACCTTACTCAACAGGATCTTTTAGAGGAATTACTTGCTCCAAGGAGAGAAAGTTGGAGCACTTTTCCAAGTGGAGTAAATGAATTTTTCCCAAATGGATGGACTTTTGAATCACCTTTTTATCAAAATCCAGAATTTATAGCCTTAAATTCTTCACTTTTGGGCCTAATCACACCCCCAGAATCAAACTTTCAGTGTCCTTTGATCACTTCACCAGAATCCTATCCATTAATTCTTGATTCTTTCACTGCCCCAGATAACATTGACGACACAGTACTATTGCCACTTCAAATACAAGAAGAGTACAACAACGGAGCCATGGTTGAAAATCAAGAAGAACTTGGCATTATTTCTAGTGATTTTCATGGCTTGAAAGAAGACTTGAATAGCTTCAGTACTAATGATGTCAAAGTTGAAGAAGCCAATTCAAGAATAATGGGTGTTTCTAATGTTGGAGAAAAGAAGAATAAAGTTAAGAAACTTGATGGACAGCCTTCAAAAAATCTAATGGCAGAGAGGAGGAGAAGAAAGAGACTCAATGATAGACTCTCCATGCTTAGATCCATTGTTCCTAAGATTAGTAAG ATGGACAGAACATCTATACTTGGAGACGCAATTGATTACATGAAGGAGCTGTTAGAAAAAATCCATACATTGCGTGAAGATGATAATGTGAAAGAGGAAATTAAGGATATTAAATTCGTAGGAAATTTGAAGGAGTTAAAGCCAAATGAAGCACTTGTTAGAAAGCCTCCTAAG TTTGAGGTAGAAAGGAGAAATGTGGACACAAGAATCGAGATCTGTTGCGGTGCAAAGCCAGGATTGTTGTTGTCAACAGTGAGCACGCTAGAAGCACTTGGCCTTGATGTACAACAATGTGTTATCAGCTGTTTCAGTGACTTCTCATTGCAAGCTTCTTGTTCTGAG GCTAGGGAGcatcgaacaattttgagctctGAAGACGTAAAGCAAACCTTGTTCAAAACAGCAGGTTATGGTGGAAGATGTCTTTAG